Sequence from the Burkholderia sp. GAS332 genome:
TTTCGGTATCGGCGAGGCGGTCGATCTGATCTTCCGGCCGCTGGTCGGCGAACTGCTCGTCAACACGGTGCTGATCACCGTATCCACCACGGCCGTCTGCGCTGTGGTCGGCACCGCGGCCGCATGGTTTGTCGAACGCACGCATTTGCCGGGGCGCCGCATCTGGGCTGTGCTCACCGCCGCGCCGCTCGCCATGCCGGCCTTCATCTCGAGCTATGCCTGGGTGTCGCTGAGTCTGGATTTGCAGGACTTCAACGGCGCGCTGCTGGTGCTGAGCTCCGCGTATTTCCCGCTCGTCTATCTGCCGGTGGCCGCCGCGTTGCGCAGCATGGACCCGGCGCTCGAAGAAAGCGCACGCGCGCTCGGCTGCAATCGCTGGAGCACCTTCATTCGCGTGGTGCTGCCGCAACTGCGGCCGGCGCTGCTCGGCGGCATGCTGCTGGTCGCGCTCGGCGTGCTGTCTGAATTCGGCGCGTTTACGCTGCTGCGCTTTCACACCTTCACCACGCAAATCTATGCGGAGTACCGCACCAGTTTCGACGGCGGCGGCGCTTCGCTGCTCGCGTGCCTGCTGATCGTGATCTGCCTCATCGTGCTGGCGTTCGAGTTTCGTGTGCGCGGCGCCGCGCGTTACGAACGCGTCGATCGCGGGACGCGTCGCGCGGTCTTGCGCTACGACCTCGGCGCATGGCGCTGGATCGTCGTCGCCGGCTTCGCCGCGCTGGCGATCGCGACGCTCGGCGTGCCGCTCGGCATGATCGGCTACTGGCTCACGCAACCCGGCGCGGCTGCTGTCACGCCGGCCGACGTGTCGCCCGAACTGCTGTTCAACGCAACGATCTCGTCGCTCGGTTTCGGGCTCGCCGCCGCGCTGCTGACCACGCTGCTGGTCGTGCCGCTCGCGTTCCTGCTGGTGCGCTATCCGACGCGTTTCGCGACGCTGTTCGAACGCACCGTGTTCCTGGCACAAGGCATACCGGGGCTGGTGATCGCGCTGGCCATCGTGTCGCTTGCGGTGCACGCCCTGCAACCGCTTTATCAAAGCGCGACGCTGCTGGTGATCGCTTACGCGATGCTGTTCATGCCGGTAGCGCTGGTGAGTGTGCGCGCCGCCTTCATGCAGGCCCAGCCGCG
This genomic interval carries:
- a CDS encoding iron(III) transport system permease protein, which produces MSEAVSAGPPAVTTAPARARSRAPRGLFAAAALSALLVLLPIAFTFWRAASFGIGEAVDLIFRPLVGELLVNTVLITVSTTAVCAVVGTAAAWFVERTHLPGRRIWAVLTAAPLAMPAFISSYAWVSLSLDLQDFNGALLVLSSAYFPLVYLPVAAALRSMDPALEESARALGCNRWSTFIRVVLPQLRPALLGGMLLVALGVLSEFGAFTLLRFHTFTTQIYAEYRTSFDGGGASLLACLLIVICLIVLAFEFRVRGAARYERVDRGTRRAVLRYDLGAWRWIVVAGFAALAIATLGVPLGMIGYWLTQPGAAAVTPADVSPELLFNATISSLGFGLAAALLTTLLVVPLAFLLVRYPTRFATLFERTVFLAQGIPGLVIALAIVSLAVHALQPLYQSATLLVIAYAMLFMPVALVSVRAAFMQAQPRLEETARALGLTWSQTLFRVVLPLAGPGLGAAAAMVFISVVTELNATLLLSPIDTQTLATQVWADTSTMAFAAAAPYAALLTGISLFASGLLFALLGKSALLGERS